The genomic interval ACCTGTTCCATTACTTCATCGTCTAGCTCGATTTCGCTCGGTGCTAATTGTTGAATATGCACATAACTCATCTCAGGACGCTTTAATAAATCAGCAACGCGAATTCCGTCTTTTAACTCTGTCCCGCCATTCTCTCTAATCACTGATTGAACTTCTTCAGATGGCTTTAAAATAATGGATTGTAATCGTTCTTTTTCCGCTTCAACGGCCGCTTTCTTAGCTAAGAAACGCTCATAACGTTCATTGCTAATCATGCCAATCTTATGGCCAATTTCCGTTAAACGCATATCAGCATTATCATGACGAAGCAGCAAACGATATTCTGCACGAGACGTTAATAAGCGATATGGTTCATTCGTCCCCTTTGTAACAAGGTCATCAATAAGAACACCAATATAAGCATCAGAGCGGCTTAAAATAACTTCTTCTTTACCGATGGCTCTTAATCCGGCATTCATACCAGCCATAAGACCTTGACCTGCAGCTTCCTCATATCCGCTCGTACCATTAATCTGACCAGCTGTGTATAAGTTCTTCACCTTTTTCGTTTCTAATGTTGGCCAAAGTTGAGTTGGAACAATCGCATCATACTCAATGGCATAACCGGCACGCATCATTTCAACGTTTTCTAAACCAGGAATGGAAGCAAGCATTTTACGTTGAACATCTTCTGGTAAACTCGTTGATAAACCCTGTACATAAACTTCCTGTGTATTACGGCCTTCTGGTTCAAGGAAGATTTGGTGACGCGGTTTATCATTAAAACGAACAACTTTATCTTCAATGGATGGGCAGTAACGCGGACCTGTTCCTTTAATCATCCCTGAATACATCGGTGAGCGGTGCAAGTTAGCATCAATAATTTGATGCGTTTCTAGACTCGTATACGTTAACCAGCATGGTAGTTGATCGGTAATATATTTCGTCGTTTCATAAGAAAATGCACGTGGTACATCGTCCCCAGGTTGAATTTCGGTTTTACTATAATCAATCGAAGAACTATTAACCCTTGGCGGTGTACCTGTTTTAAAACGAACTAAGTCGAAGCCCAATTCCTCTAAGTGCTCAGATAATTTAATCGAAGGCTGTTGATTGTTCGGACCGCTCGAGTATTTTAATTCTCCGAGAATAATTTCTCCTCGTAAAAACGTCCCTGTCGTAATCACGACCGTGTTTGCACGATAAATAGCGCCCGTTTGTGTAATAACACCCTTTACGATATCGTCTTCAACAATAAGCTGCTCAACCATACCTTGTCTTAGTGTCAAATTAGGTTGATTTTCAATCGTTCTTTTCATCTCATGCTGGTATAGAAATTTATCAGCCTGAGCACGCAAAGCACGTACAGCTGGACCTTTCCCCGTATTCAACATTCTCATTTGAATATGCGTCTTATCGATATTGCGTCCCATTTCTCCGCCTAATGCATCGATTTCTCGCACAACAATCCCTTTTGCAGGACCGCCAACGGAAGGATTACAAGGCATAAACGCCACCATATCCAAGTTGATTGTTAGCATTAAAGTTTTCGCACCGACCCGAGCGGCTGCAAGACCGGCTTCGCTGCCCGCATGCCCTGCTCCAACGACAATTACGTCATAACTACCTGCTTCATATTGCATTTAAAAACGTCTCCTCTTAACTTTTATTTTCCTAAACAAAATTGTGAGAACAACTGATTAATTAAATTATCTTGAACACTTTCTCCAATAACTTCACCTAGCAATTCCCATGCTTTTGTAAAATCAATTTGGACTAAATCAATCGGTGTATCCATTTCAATCGCATCAATTGCATCCGTAATAGCCTGTAAAGCTTGCCCTAACAAGGCAATATGACGAGTATTGGATACATACGTTAAATCGCTTGCTTCTAGTGAGCCTTCAAAGAATAAATCAGCAATCGCTTCTTCCAATTCATCAATACCTTGTTCCTCCAATAAGGAAGTTGTGACAACTTTATGCGATCTGGCTAATTCATAAACACGTTCCA from Peribacillus asahii carries:
- the mnmG gene encoding tRNA uridine-5-carboxymethylaminomethyl(34) synthesis enzyme MnmG, with translation MQYEAGSYDVIVVGAGHAGSEAGLAAARVGAKTLMLTINLDMVAFMPCNPSVGGPAKGIVVREIDALGGEMGRNIDKTHIQMRMLNTGKGPAVRALRAQADKFLYQHEMKRTIENQPNLTLRQGMVEQLIVEDDIVKGVITQTGAIYRANTVVITTGTFLRGEIILGELKYSSGPNNQQPSIKLSEHLEELGFDLVRFKTGTPPRVNSSSIDYSKTEIQPGDDVPRAFSYETTKYITDQLPCWLTYTSLETHQIIDANLHRSPMYSGMIKGTGPRYCPSIEDKVVRFNDKPRHQIFLEPEGRNTQEVYVQGLSTSLPEDVQRKMLASIPGLENVEMMRAGYAIEYDAIVPTQLWPTLETKKVKNLYTAGQINGTSGYEEAAGQGLMAGMNAGLRAIGKEEVILSRSDAYIGVLIDDLVTKGTNEPYRLLTSRAEYRLLLRHDNADMRLTEIGHKIGMISNERYERFLAKKAAVEAEKERLQSIILKPSEEVQSVIRENGGTELKDGIRVADLLKRPEMSYVHIQQLAPSEIELDDEVMEQVEIQIKYEGYIAKSLQQVDRLKKMENKRIPEDIDYDAIGSLATEARQKLKQVRPLSVAQASRISGVNPADVSILLVYLEQGKIARISQ